In the genome of Mesorhizobium sp. NBSH29, the window CGACCGTTTCGCGGCCAAACTCGTCTGGTTCGACGAGGCGGAACTGATGCCGGGCCGTTCCTATATTCTGCGCACCGAGACCGACCAGACCAGCGCCACGGTAACGGCGCTGCAGCACCGGCTGAATGTAAACGATTTTTCACAGGAAACGGCAAAAACGCTGGCCATGAACGAGGTCGGCGTGGTTGAGCTGGCACTGCTGGCGCCGATTGCCTTCGACGTTTTTGCCGATAACCGCACCACCGGTGCCTTCGTGCTGATCGACCGCATGACCAACGCGACGGTGGGTGCCGGGATGATCGTCAATCCGCTCAAGCGCGGCGACAACATTCACTGGCAGTCGCTCGACGTAGACGCCAAGGCGCGCGCGCTGGCCAAGCAGCAGACGCCGAAAGTCCTGTGGTTCACCGGGCTTTCCGGCTCTGGCAAATCGACCATCGCCAATCTTTTGGAGCGCAAGCTCCATGCCAGTGGCCAGCACACCTATCTGCTTGATGGCGACAATGTACGCCACGGGCTGAATCGCGATCTGGGTTTTTCGGATGCCGACCGGGTGGAAAATATTCGCCGCGTTGCGGAAGTGGCAAAGCTGATGGCCGATGCCGGGCTGGTGGTGCTGGTGTCCTTTATCTCGCCCTTCCGCACCGAGCGCCAGATGGCCCGCGACCTGATGGGCGAGGGGTCGTTTGTGGAGGTGTTTGTCGATACGCCGTTCGACGAATGTGCCCGCCGCGACCCCAAGGGCCTCTATGCAAAAGCGCTGTCCGGCGCGATCAGAAACTTTACCGGGCTGGACTCTCCGTATGAAGCGCCGGACACTCCGGAAATTCGCCTCAAAACCCTCGGCAAGACGCCTGAGGAAATGGTAGAGGTTCTGGAAGAATGGCTGCGTGAGCGCGATTATGAAAACCAGCACTACGATAGCGGCGGCGGCATCTGACGACAGCGCCATCCTTGCGCTGTTTGAGGAACTGGCAATCGCGGCAGGCAAGGTGGTGCTGGATGTTTTCCATACCGGCTGCGCCGTCGACCACAAACAGGACCTGTCGCCGGTCACCGCTGCGGACCGCGACAGTGAAGTGATCATCCTCGCTGGTCTGCGCCAGCATTTGCCACATATTCCCTGCGTGGCCGAAGAGGAAAGTGCTGCGGGCATTTGCCCGACCGACATTGGCGATACCTTTATTCTCATTGACCCGCTCGACGGGACGAAGGAATTCGTCAACCGCAATTCTGATTTCACCGTCAACATCGCGCTGGTGCGCAATGGCGTGCCGGTGGTGGGCGCGGTGTTCGCGCCGATAAGCGGGAAGCTCTATCTTGGCCGGCCCGGTCTGGCCGAACTGGTGATGCTGGATGACGGGTTTGCGGTGGTCTCGCGTCGGCGCATTGCGGCGCGCAAGGGCTTTGAGCCGCTCACCATTGTGGCCAGCCGCTCACACCGCACACCAGAGACGGACGACTTTATCCTGGGCCACAAGAACGCCGAGATTGTCTCTGTCGGCTCCTCGCTGAAATTCTGCCTGATCGCGGCGGCCGAAGCTGATCTCTATCCGCGGTTTGGCCCGACCATGGAGTGGGACACGGCAGCCGGCGACGCCGTGCTGCGCGCTGCCGGCGGCTCCACGCAAACGGTCGATGGAAAGCCGCTGACCTACGGCAAGCGCGGTCACGCCGGGGAAAAGGATTTCGCCAACCCGGCGTTCATTTCACGCGGGCTTGTCGTGGAAGCGGTGACGGGCTGAATCGCACGGCGGTGTTCCTCGCCCCACGAAAGTGGGGAGAGGTGGCCCGCGAAGCGGGTCGGAGATGGGAAAGACCTAAAAATTACGGTGCATTGACCGGAGAGAAGCAACCCCCTCTCCGCCTCGCAGCGCTCCGCACCTCTCCCCCGCGTTGCGGGGGCGAGGAACCAGCGCGCGGTTATTCAGCCGCCTGGGCGGCCTGGCTTTGTAGAAAGCCGCGTATCGTGTCGATGATCCGGTCCTGATCGCTGGTGCTGAGATAGGGGTGCATAGGCAGGCACAGAATGTGCTTGGGCAGGGTTTCCGACACAGCCAGACCGGTCGGCGTGCGCGGGAAATCGCGGTAGGCGACCTGCGCGTGGAGCGGTTTTACGTAATAGATGACGGACGGGATTTCCTTTGACCGCAGATGCGCCATCAGCGCATCGCGGTGAGTGGTTTCGATGGCGTACTGAGCCCAGGCCGAACGGCTGCCCTCGGCAACGACCGGCACCTTGGCAATATCGCCAAGGCCTTCATTGTAGCGTTGCGCAACAGCCTGGCGGGCCACCATCTCGTCTTCGAGGATAGACAGCTTTTCGATCAGGATCGCCGCCTGAATGGTGTCGAGGCGTGAGTTGAGGCCGACATGGACATTGTCGTATTGCGTCTCGCCCTTGCCGTGAAAGGCAAACGAACGAAGGCGTTCGGCAAGGTCGCCATCATTGGTGAACATCGCGCCGCCATCGCCATAGCAACCGAGCGGCTTGGCCGGGTAGAACGATGTGCCGGCGACATCGCCGAACGCACCGCACATTTTTGTGCCGGCTGAGCCCCCCATCGACTGGGC includes:
- the cysQ gene encoding 3'(2'),5'-bisphosphate nucleotidase CysQ: MKTSTTIAAAASDDSAILALFEELAIAAGKVVLDVFHTGCAVDHKQDLSPVTAADRDSEVIILAGLRQHLPHIPCVAEEESAAGICPTDIGDTFILIDPLDGTKEFVNRNSDFTVNIALVRNGVPVVGAVFAPISGKLYLGRPGLAELVMLDDGFAVVSRRRIAARKGFEPLTIVASRSHRTPETDDFILGHKNAEIVSVGSSLKFCLIAAAEADLYPRFGPTMEWDTAAGDAVLRAAGGSTQTVDGKPLTYGKRGHAGEKDFANPAFISRGLVVEAVTG
- a CDS encoding DegT/DnrJ/EryC1/StrS family aminotransferase — its product is MQFIDLASQRARLGDRLTTAINRVVEGGKYILGPEVTEFEQKLAAYAGVKHVVACANGTDALLLPLYAAGIGPGDAVFVPSFTFAATAEVVALAKAEPVFVDVDADTYNIDIASLEAAIEMVKREGRLNPRAIIPVDLFGLAADYGAIDAIAKREGMMVISDAAQSMGGSAGTKMCGAFGDVAGTSFYPAKPLGCYGDGGAMFTNDGDLAERLRSFAFHGKGETQYDNVHVGLNSRLDTIQAAILIEKLSILEDEMVARQAVAQRYNEGLGDIAKVPVVAEGSRSAWAQYAIETTHRDALMAHLRSKEIPSVIYYVKPLHAQVAYRDFPRTPTGLAVSETLPKHILCLPMHPYLSTSDQDRIIDTIRGFLQSQAAQAAE